From Mauremys mutica isolate MM-2020 ecotype Southern chromosome 17, ASM2049712v1, whole genome shotgun sequence, one genomic window encodes:
- the FBL gene encoding rRNA 2'-O-methyltransferase fibrillarin: MRPGFSPRGGRGGFGDRGGGRGGFRGGRGGGFRSPGGSDGGFRGRGGGGGFRGRGGPGRGGRGGGGRGGRGGFKGGKKVTVEPHRHEGVFICRGREDALVTKNLVPGESVYGEKRISVEDGELKVEYRAWNPFRSKLAAAILGGIDQIHIKPGAKVLYLGAASGTTVSHVSDIVGPDGLVYAVEFSHRSGRDLINVAKKRTNIIPVIEDARHPHKYRMLIGMVDVIFADVAQPDQSRIVALNAHNFLKNGGHFVISIKANCIDSTAAPEAVFASEVKKMQQENMKPQEQLTLEPYERDHAVVVGIYRPAPKQKK; this comes from the exons ATGAGGCCGG GTTTCAGCCCCCGTGGGGGGCGCGGTGGATTCGGAGACCGTGGAGGAGGCCGAGGGGGCTTCCGGGGAGGCCGGG GTGGTGGGTTTAGATCTCCAGGTGGAAGTGATGGAGGCTtcagaggaagaggaggtggcGGTGGTTTCCGAGGAAGaggcgggccaggccggggcggCCGTGGAGGCGGAGGTCGGGGTGGCCGAGGAGGATTTAAAGGAGGCAAGAAGGTGACTGTGGAACCCCATAGGCATGAAG gtgTCTTCATCTGCAGGGGTAGGGAGGATGCGCTTGTGACAAAGAATCTGGTGCCTGGCGAGTCTGTGTACGGGGAGAAGAGGATCTCCGTGGAG GATGGTGAGCTGAAGGTGGAGTACCGCGCCTGGAACCCCTTCCGCTCCAAGCTGGCGGCAGCCATCCTGGGCGGCATCGATCAAATCCACATCAAGCCGGGAGCCAAGGTCCTGTACCTGGGAGCTGCCTCCGGGACCACAGTCTCGCACGTCTCTGACATTGTGGGGCCG GACGGTCTGGTCTACGCTGTGGAATTCTCCCATCGCTCGGGCCGTGACCTCATCAACGTGGCGAAGAAACGCACCAACATCATCCCCGTCATTGAGGACGCACGGCACCCGCACAAGTACCGCATGCTGATTG GGATGGTGGACGTGATCTTCGCTGACGTGGCCCAGCCTGACCAGTCACGCATTGTGGCCCTAAACGCTCACAACTTCCTGAAGAACGGAGGGCACTTTGTCATCTCCATCAAG GCCAACTGCATCGATTCCACAGCGGCGCCTGAGGCTGTCTTCGCCTCTGAGGTGAAGAAGATGCAACAGGAGAACATGAAACCTCAGGAGCAGCTGACGCTGGAGCCCTACGAGCGAGACCATGCTGTAGTGGTGGGGATTTACAG ACCTGCCCCCAAACAGAAGAAGTAG